One window of the Cryptomeria japonica chromosome 7, Sugi_1.0, whole genome shotgun sequence genome contains the following:
- the LOC131046493 gene encoding uncharacterized protein LOC131046493, with protein sequence MALAALSTAFSFLKAAMNKKELLATGQAGDGREKALLDHVLTTAEKGNPLSVLNVMDAYAKTSSWFMNIGDDKGPILDKALEKYSPRIVLELGTFCGYSAVRIASQLHKEGSKLLTLEMNPDNCKIARQIIEHAGLSSKVVVVEGKFNERFELAKKFLEEMNSRHFDFVFIDHWKDRYMPDYLILKENSMLGNGSGVCADNMGAIMGPADFRKYVKTHPEELETSEFKSNAEYLWWFPDSVTVSTFNLPSFSK encoded by the exons ATGGCTCTCGCAGCTCTGTCCACGGCCTTCTCGTTCCTGAAAGCAGCGATGAACAAGAAGGAGCTCCTTGCGACGGGTCAAGCAGGGGACGGGCGAGAGAAAGCTCTGCTCGACCATGTCCTCACAACAGCTGAAAAGGGCAATCCCCTTTCCGTCTTAAATGTAATGGACGCTTATGCAAAGACCTCTAGCTGGTTCATGAACATTGGTGACGACAAGGGGCCCATTTTAGATAAGGCCCTTGAGAAATATAGTCCAAGGATAGTTCTTGAGCTCGGGACATTCTGCGGGTATTCCGCTGTGAGGATTGCTTCGCAGTTGCACAAGGAGGGCAGTAAGCTTCTCACACTCGAGATGAACCCAGATAACTGCAAGATCGCCAGGCAAATCATAGAGCACGCAG GGCTATCATCCAAAGTGGTTGTGGTGGAAGGGAAGTTCAACGAGCGTTTTGAACTAGCCAAGAAATTTCTGGAGGAGATGAATTCCCGTCATTTTGATTTCGTTTTCATTGACCACTGGAAAGACCGCTATATGCCAGACTATCTTATCTTGAAGGAAAATTCTATGCTGGGCAATGGCAGCGGAGTATGTGCAGACAATATGGGGGCTATCATGGGACCCGCCGACTTCAGGAAATATGTGAAAACGCATCCAGAAGAACTTGAGACGTCTGAATTCAAAAGCAATGCTGAGTACCTATGGTGGTTCCCAGACAGCGTCACTGTTTCTACCTTTAATCTACCAAGTTTTAGTAAATAA